From the genome of Hathewaya histolytica, one region includes:
- the rpsT gene encoding 30S ribosomal protein S20: protein MANIKSAKKRIRVSENKALANTMVKSALKTTIKKFEAAVIAGNKEDATAKFNEVVKALDMASTKNILHKNKASRRKSRLAIKLNAMA from the coding sequence ATGGCAAACATTAAATCTGCTAAAAAAAGAATAAGAGTAAGTGAAAATAAGGCTCTTGCAAATACAATGGTTAAGTCTGCTTTAAAAACAACTATAAAGAAATTTGAAGCTGCTGTTATAGCTGGGAACAAAGAAGATGCTACAGCTAAGTTTAATGAAGTAGTTAAAGCTTTAGATATGGCTTCAACAAAAAACATACTACATAAAAACAAAGCTTCTAGAAGAAAATCTAGACTTGCAATTAAATTAAACGCAATGGCATAA
- the holA gene encoding DNA polymerase III subunit delta, with product MIHNKEFLRNLKEGKINNSYIFCGTDENMIKESVEKIKKKVLSTDFMDLNYVAFHGDKVTEDQILNACETLPFMSDKKIVLIYRASFLDDKETKGEGEKVYKFLQKYIKSVPSHCMLIMYYVFGSDRDKPSTKVKRLDGVATLVRIDKLKGEELKNKVNKIFEKKGKIIGKTELAIFCNEVQSNLYIIENEVEKLCTYTGEREIKKEDIYILTPQKNENDIFNLVDAISQNNIKKSLEILNELIFRGEVHSHILYMIQRQYKLLLDVKLRVLNGEHKDKIVAELRLNPFICEKLISQCRSFSLNYLKSMVEESLRCEKNMKTMSLDLKTEIEMLIVKGAIIKKDA from the coding sequence TTGATTCACAATAAGGAGTTTTTAAGGAACTTAAAAGAAGGGAAAATAAATAATTCCTATATATTCTGTGGAACAGATGAAAATATGATTAAAGAAAGTGTAGAAAAAATAAAGAAAAAAGTTTTAAGTACAGATTTTATGGATTTAAATTATGTGGCGTTCCATGGCGATAAGGTAACAGAGGATCAAATATTAAATGCTTGTGAAACGCTACCTTTTATGAGTGATAAAAAAATAGTTTTAATATATAGAGCTTCATTTTTAGATGATAAAGAAACTAAGGGTGAGGGTGAGAAGGTATATAAATTTCTTCAAAAATACATAAAATCTGTTCCGTCCCATTGTATGTTGATCATGTATTATGTGTTTGGGTCAGACAGAGATAAGCCAAGCACTAAAGTTAAGAGATTAGATGGGGTAGCGACCTTAGTAAGAATAGATAAGTTGAAGGGAGAAGAATTAAAGAATAAAGTTAATAAGATTTTTGAAAAAAAAGGAAAAATTATCGGTAAAACAGAGCTTGCTATATTTTGTAATGAAGTTCAAAGCAACTTGTATATAATAGAGAATGAAGTTGAAAAGTTATGTACATATACAGGAGAAAGAGAAATAAAAAAAGAGGATATATATATATTAACACCTCAAAAAAATGAGAATGATATTTTTAATTTAGTAGATGCCATATCCCAAAATAATATAAAGAAATCATTAGAAATATTAAATGAATTAATATTTCGGGGGGAAGTACATTCTCACATATTATATATGATACAAAGGCAGTATAAACTACTTTTAGACGTTAAGTTAAGAGTCCTAAATGGAGAACATAAAGATAAAATAGTTGCTGAGTTAAGGCTAAACCCTTTTATATGTGAAAAGCTTATTTCACAGTGCAGAAGTTTTTCATTAAATTACTTGAAATCTATGGTAGAAGAAAGCTTGAGATGTGAAAAAAATATGAAGACAATGTCTTTAGATTTGAAGACGGAAATAGAAATGCTTATAGTAAAAGGTGCTATTATAAAAAAAGATGCTTAA